A region from the Salvia splendens isolate huo1 chromosome 15, SspV2, whole genome shotgun sequence genome encodes:
- the LOC121767133 gene encoding probable leucine-rich repeat receptor-like protein kinase At1g68400, with amino-acid sequence MTTALFLLLLIQYAATAAPPNPDLRPLLLLKSATDPDNVLTSWNASTDPCTASWLGVTCLHSRVSRLILENLGLRGSLPPRSLSSLTQLRVLSLKQNHFSGQIPDLSNLTALKLLFLSHNRFSGPFPSSLTPLSGLYRLDLSQNSFSGSIPASVNGLTRLLTLRLDGNGFSGPLPGLVILNLHDFNVSGNGLAGRIPDSLSAYPPSSFSNNRALCGPPLKHCASPNTTVSSSPTGMAAEIKPGDTQRGKFSSLAIIGIIIGDILVLGLVSMLLYCYFWRNYANDLDSSPSGKSSEKMAYSSSPYPYPNPAQSCHEKGQIVFFEGARRFELEDLLRASAEMLGKGGLGTAYKAVLDDGNVVVVKRLKDLGATGKKEFEQQMEVLGKLKHPNLVELKAYYFAKDEKLLVYDYMPNGNLFWLLHGNRGPGRRPVDWATRLKIAAGAARGLAFIHSTCKSLRLVHGNIKSTNILIDGDGNARVSDTGLAALSGNPKPNGYRPSEASEGRKLTQKCDVYAFGVLLLELLTGKCPGMVESGASELPRWVQSVVREEWTAEVFDLELMRYKDIEEEMERLLQIGLACAQASPEHRPKMGYVVKMIDELRRGTAEDSPLVSHDALASE; translated from the exons ATGACCACcgctctcttcctcctcctcctcatccagTACGCCGCCACTGCGGCTCCTCCAAACCCCGACCTCCGCCCCCTCCTCCTCTTAAAATCCGCCACCGACCCCGACAACGTCCTCACCTCGTGGAACGCCTCCACCGATCCATGCACCGCCTCGTGGCTCGGCGTGACCTGCCTCCACAGCCGCGTCTCCCGCTTAATCCTCGAAAACCTCGGCCTCCGCGGTAGCCTCCCCCCGCGCTCCCTCTCCTCCCTCACCCAGCTCCGCGTCCTCAGCCTCAAGCAAAACCACTTCTCCGGCCAAATCCCTGACCTCTCCAACCTCACCGCCCTCAAGCTCCTCTTCCTCTCCCACAACCGCTTCTCTGGCCCCTTCCCCTCCTCCCTCACCCCTCTCTCCGGCCTCTACCGCCTCGACCTCTCCCAAAACAGCTTCTCCGGCTCCATACCCGCCTCCGTAAACGGGCTGACCCGTCTGCTCACGTTGCGGCTCGATGGTAACGGGTTCTCGGGTCCCCTCCCGGGTTTGGTAATACTCAACCTGCATGATTTCAACGTGTCTGGAAACGGGCTGGCGGGTCGGATACCCGACTCACTTTCCGCTTACCCGCCCTCCTCGTTTTCAAACAACCGGGCTTTATGCGGCCCGCCTTTGAAACACTGCGCCAGCCCGAATACAACCGTTTCCTCCTCCCCGACCGGAATGGCCGCGGAAATAAAGCCCGGCGATACCCAGCGAGGGAAATTCAGTTCGCTGGCGATAATCGGGATAATAATAGGCGATATCTTGGTTTTAGGACTGGTTTCCATGCTTCTCTACTGCTATTTCTGGAGAAATTACGCTAACGACTTGGATTCCTCGCCGTCGGGGAAGAGCAGCGAGAAGATGGCCTACTCGTCGAGCCCGTACCCGTACCCGAACCCGGCCCAATCGTGCCACGAGAAGGGGCAGATCGTGTTTTTTGAGGGGGCGaggaggtttgagctggaggaCTTGCTGAGGGCGTCGGCGGAGATGCTAGGAAAAGGTGGATTGGGAACGGCATACAAAGCGGTTTTGGACGATGGCAATGTGGTGGTGGTGAAGCGGCTGAAGGATTTGGGGGCCACCGGAAAAAAGGAATTCGAGCAGCAAATGGAGGTGTTGGGAAAGCTGAAGCATCCTAATTTGGTGGAACTCAAAGCTTACTATTTTGCCAAAGATGAGAAATTGTTGGTCTATGATTACATGCCTAATGGCAACCTTTTCTGGCTTCTCCACG GAAACAGAGGGCCGGGAAGAAGGCCGGTAGATTGGGCAACACGGTTAAAAATTGCAGCCGGCGCCGCGCGAGGCCTCGCCTTCATCCACAGCACCTGTAAATCTCTGAGGCTCGTCCACGGCAATATCAAATCCACGAACATACTCATCGACGGCGACGGCAACGCGAGAGTATCCGACACTGGCCTCGCCGCTCTCTCGGGGAACCCGAAGCCAAACGGCTACCGCCCCTCCGAGGCCTCGGAAGGGCGGAAGCTGACGCAGAAGTGCGACGTGTACGCGTTCGGGGTGCTGTTGCTGGAGCTGCTGACGGGGAAGTGCCCGGGGATGGTGGAGAGCGGGGCGTCGGAGCTGCCGCGGTGGGTGCAGTCGGTGGTGAGGGAGGAGTGGACGGCGGAGGTGTTTGATTTGGAGCTGATGAGGTATAAAGATATTGAGGAGGAGATGGAGCGGTTGCTGCAAATTGGGTTGGCTTGTGCGCAGGCTTCGCCGGAGCATAGGCCTAAGATGGGGTATGTTGTCAAGATGATTGACGAGTTGCGACGGGGGACGGCGGAGGATTCGCCGCTGGTCTCTCACGATGCGTTGGCGAGTGAGTGA